In Pararge aegeria chromosome 27, ilParAegt1.1, whole genome shotgun sequence, one genomic interval encodes:
- the LOC120635671 gene encoding uncharacterized protein LOC120635671, protein MAFSLRKMFSNITYFKKSDAEEPEPNVKIRRHTYVVEEPFNVNYESTEADSTSRQCTSLNLPETVKNLAEKKSSFSDTDLLNLKVATPIRKKRLCKKLKLDVKKASQSMNTLNCDSNVENTPKHVHLECKSSDVFSERFRGLDFNKSFNLIDALSDDQSSSPFEEDFDIESLSEHSDSDISMPTNKSSIKMCRKVSDSQSSDDKQIVPSVSIESFADIEVDRNEEERVRLLDNYRTKLEKLECFMKKLLSEFQFHIEVSKVFNSRSHISSIPDNIDDIPKMLKEMMDVNKTTNKNSLSDSWNIILEKEDSKTKYKVKKHLLSMKRFIDEFVRSNLQNSENSDTDSKIRTRPVKKCQRYVPKHANISRKKKIKHFDFPDLREAMLNLFNLDDQTHDTTIDISSSEESDTSKCMCKCHNTSSDTDSAATSTVNDQSMSITSSIGNFSLDLSELTAYSESLDQIVSYNSFQDTSLYGTLLQKAAIERISFYVQVHSIQLKCEPDLEFESRNTLTFHCPPCKDIQMEENGLLRHILSLSHCEKIHFLYKTVYIKKCVAAGKEIQPSTVLNPMKMYRDDNKIVCFGDALYACTLCFENLIVGESVLMTHCCEPQHIERKEKLAEIIG, encoded by the coding sequence ATGGCGTTTTCACTGAGGAAAATGTTttcaaatataacttattttaaaaaatcggaCGCTGAGGAACCCGAACCGAATGTGAAAATACGTCGGCACACATATGTAGTAGAAGAACCTTTCAATGTAAATTACGAGTCGACAGAAGCAGATTCAACGTCTCGACAGTGTACTAGCCTAAACCTTCCCGAAACAGTGAAAAATTTGGCCGAAAAAAAAAGCTCTTTCTCAGACAcggatttgttaaatttaaaagtcgCAACGCCAATTCGCAAAAAGCGTCTGTGTAAAAAACTGAAATTGGATGTAAAAAAAGCAAGTCAATCGATGAATACATTAAATTGTGACAGCAATGTTGAAAACACTCCAAAGCATGTACATTTAGAATGCAAGAGCTCCGATGTCTTCAGCGAGAGATTCCGAGGATTGGACTTCAATAAatcctttaatttaattgatgcTTTGTCCGATGATCAATCGTCGTCACCGTTTGAGGAAGATTTTGATATAGAGTCACTCTCGGAACACTCAGATTCAGATATATCAATGCCTACTAATAAGTCTTCCATAAAGATGTGTCGTAAGGTTTCAGACAGCCAATCTAGTGATGATAAACAAATAGTTCCATCAGTTAGCATTGAATCATTTGCAGACATAGAAGTGGATAGGAATGAAGAAGAGAGAGTCAGGTTACTCGACAACTACCGAACAaaactagaaaagttagagtgttttATGAAAAAGCTGCTCAGTGAATTCCAATTTCACATTGAAGTATCTAAAGTCTTCAATTCTAGGTCCCACATCTCATCAATACCGGATAATATAGATGACATACCTAAAATGCTAAAAGAAATGATGGATGTCAATAAAACCACCAACAAAAATAGTTTATCAGATTCCTGGAATATTATTCTTGAAAAGGAGGATAGCAAAAcgaaatataaagtaaaaaagcaTTTGTTGTCTATGAAGCGGTTTATAGATGAGTTTGTACGTTCGAATTTGCAAAACTCCGAAAATTCAGATACTGATTCTAAAATTCGCACTCGACCTGTCAAAAAATGCCAACGATATGTGCCTAAACATGCAAATATAAGTCGTAAGAAGAAAATCAAACATTTTGATTTCCCAGATTTGAGAGAAgccatgttaaatttatttaatctggATGATCAAACACATGATACTACCATTGATATAAGTTCTTCAGAAGAGTCGGATACATCTAAATGTATGTGTAAGTGCCATAATACTTCCTCTGATACTGATTCAGCAGCAACATCAACTGTTAATGACCAATCAATGTCCATAACATCATCTATAGGTAACTTTTCACTCGATTTATCGGAATTAACCGCCTATTCTGAGTCCCTAGATCAAATTGTGAGCTATAATAGCTTCCAAGATACTAGTTTGTATGGGACACTGCTACAAAAAGCTGCAATTGAACGAATTTCATTCTACGTTCAAGTCCACAGCATACAATTAAAATGCGAACCTGACCTGGAGTTTGAATCGAGGAATACTCTAACATTTCACTGTCCGCCTTGCAAAGATATTCAAATGGAAGAAAATGGTTTATTGAGACATATTCTAAGTTTGTCGCACTGTGagaaaattcattttctatataaAACTGTGTATATCAAGAAATGTGTTGCAGCAGGAAAAGAGATACAGCCTAGTACAGTGTTAAATCCAATGAAAATGTACAGAGATGACAATAAAATTGTCTGCTTTGGTGATGCATTATATGCATGTACATTATGCTTTGAGAATTTGATTGTCGGAGAGTCTGTGCTTATGACACACTGTTGCGAGCCTCAGCATATTGAGAGAAAGGAGAAACTAGCTGAAATCATAGGTTAG